ATGAATGGCCAGTGTGGCGCCGGTGCGGCCGAAGCCGGCCAGCGTTTCGCCCGGCGGCATTTTCGAGGCGCGGCCGGAGACGCGGGTCAGCACCAGGCTTTGCGCCACCTCGGGAATGGTCAGTTCGCGGCGAAGGGCTGCGGCTGCGGCGGCGAAAGAGGGAACGCCCGGCGTCAGCGTGTAAGGAATGCCGTGTTTTTCCAGCCGGCGGATCTGCTCGGCCACGGCGCTCCACACCGAGAGGTCGCCGGAATGCAGGCGGGCGACATCGTGGCCGGCCTGGTGGGCTGTCACATATTCGACCTCGATTTCGTCGAGTGACATCGGCGCCGTATCGATCAGTTTGGTCCCCGGTGCGCAGTGTTGCAGCAATTCCGGCGCGACGATCGAGCCGGCATGCAGACAGACCGGGCAGCTTGCCAGCAGCTTGGCGCCGCGCAGTGTGATGAGGTCGGCGGCACCGGGACCGGCGCCGATGAAATGCACGGTCATGGCGCGTCTCCGCTGATGGCGATGGCGCAGGTGACCGAGCCGAGCACGGTGCGCGGACCAAGCAGCTTTGCACCGGGGCCGGCAACGGCAAGGGCGGAGGCTTCTGAGACGGAGGGTGTGCCGGCGAGGTCTTGCGAGAGATCGGATTTGCTGAGTGCCTCCGACGAGACGGCCTGAAGTGCTGCGTCATCAACGATGATGACGGGAAGGTTGAGCGTGCGGCCAGCGGCAGAGATCGCTTCTTCGTCTTTCTTGAGCGCGGCGGTGGCCAAGGCCGACAGCGCCGTTATCGCCAGCCCGTGCGCTTCGAGGGCGGTTTCGATCGCCGCGAGCACGTCTTCGACGCTCACGCCCTTCCGGCTGCCGATGCCCGCCACCATCATGGCTTCACCCAGCTCCACTGGGTGACCGGCATGGCCGGGCGCCAGGCCTGCATCGAACCGACAGGAGAAGCGCGGGAAATGGTGATGCGGGTGAGGTCGCCGCCGCGCTTGATGTGCTCCGCGAGAAGCAGCGCCTCCATCTCCAGCGTCACCGCATTGGCAACGAGACGGCCACGGGATGGCAGCGCCTTGATGGCGGCGTTCAGTACGCCGGCGTCGCTGCCACCTCCGCCGATGAAGATCGCATCCGGCGTGTCCAGCCCGGCCAGTGCCTTGGGCGCCGACCCTTCCACCACGACAAGACCGGGCACGCCGCAATGCGCGGCGTTGCGGACGATGCGGGCGGCGCGGTCGCTGTTGGCC
This region of Mesorhizobium sp. C432A genomic DNA includes:
- the cobM gene encoding precorrin-4 C(11)-methyltransferase, yielding MTVHFIGAGPGAADLITLRGAKLLASCPVCLHAGSIVAPELLQHCAPGTKLIDTAPMSLDEIEVEYVTAHQAGHDVARLHSGDLSVWSAVAEQIRRLEKHGIPYTLTPGVPSFAAAAAALRRELTIPEVAQSLVLTRVSGRASKMPPGETLAGFGRTGATLAIHLAIHAIDRVVAELSPHYGGDCPVAIVFRASWPDERVLTGTLATIEALLAADPMERTAIIFVGRSLAAEGFGESSLYDAHYQRRFRGRDGL
- a CDS encoding cobalamin biosynthesis protein; the encoded protein is MMVAGIGSRKGVSVEDVLAAIETALEAHGLAITALSALATAALKKDEEAISAAGRTLNLPVIIVDDAALQAVSSEALSKSDLSQDLAGTPSVSEASALAVAGPGAKLLGPRTVLGSVTCAIAISGDAP